One Nitrospira sp. DNA window includes the following coding sequences:
- a CDS encoding 3-oxoacyl-[acyl-carrier-protein] synthase, KASIII, with product MTRSRIVGTGSFVPSRVVGNEEVAGPLGLDPDQITALTGIRSRHWAEPGQASSDLAAVAGQRACEAAGLASSSVEAILVSTTSPDSVFPSTACHVQRLLGAKTVMAFDLSASCSGFLYGLSMADVMIRSGQIRSCLVIAAEVKSQSLNPLDKETAILFGDGAGAVLVVRDESSGLNAPGVLGIRLYADGAGHALITIPAGGSRRPVRAETIRADEHRLRLRGAAVFRSAVRRLEQAATELLKEYSLTAGEVKQVIMHQANARILEQLRRRLGFPQEALYSVIERYGNTSSASLPLALDQAVRAGRLATGDLLLLGAFGGGLTWATGLVRW from the coding sequence GTGACGCGCAGTCGCATCGTCGGAACCGGTTCGTTCGTTCCCTCCCGGGTCGTCGGCAACGAGGAGGTGGCAGGGCCGCTCGGTCTGGATCCTGATCAGATCACGGCGTTGACCGGTATTCGCAGCAGGCATTGGGCGGAGCCGGGGCAGGCCTCTTCGGATTTAGCGGCGGTGGCGGGACAACGGGCCTGCGAGGCGGCGGGGTTGGCCTCCTCCTCCGTCGAGGCGATTCTGGTCTCGACGACGTCACCGGACAGCGTCTTTCCCTCAACGGCATGCCATGTGCAACGGTTGTTGGGTGCCAAGACCGTCATGGCGTTCGACCTGTCGGCCTCCTGTTCGGGGTTTTTGTATGGATTGTCGATGGCCGATGTCATGATCCGAAGCGGACAGATCCGTTCCTGCCTGGTCATTGCGGCGGAAGTGAAGTCGCAGTCTCTCAATCCTCTGGACAAAGAAACAGCCATTCTGTTCGGTGACGGAGCCGGCGCCGTGTTGGTCGTGAGGGATGAAAGTTCCGGTCTGAATGCGCCCGGCGTACTCGGGATACGCCTGTATGCGGATGGTGCGGGCCATGCCCTCATCACCATTCCTGCCGGGGGGTCACGAAGGCCTGTTCGGGCGGAGACGATACGCGCCGACGAACACCGACTGCGTCTGCGAGGCGCCGCAGTATTTCGATCGGCAGTGCGCCGGCTGGAGCAGGCGGCGACCGAGTTATTGAAGGAGTATAGCCTGACGGCAGGCGAGGTGAAGCAGGTGATCATGCACCAGGCCAATGCACGAATTCTGGAGCAGCTGCGGCGCCGTCTGGGATTTCCGCAAGAAGCGCTGTATTCGGTCATCGAACGTTACGGGAACACCTCCTCGGCCTCCTTGCCCCTTGCGTTAGACCAGGCCGTGCGGGCAGGAAGGCTTGCGACCGGCGACCTCCTGTTGCTGGGCGCGTTCGGCGGCGGCTTGACCTGGGCCACCGGCTTGGTGCGGTGGTGA
- a CDS encoding phosphate transport regulator, which yields MFGLIPREEAFFDLFKNAAHNMIEGSRLLKDMTEDFRNPVEKAKRIKEVEHIGDGITHEIARKLNQTFITPIDREDIHDLASALDDILDVVEAIADRFVLYKVTAPTESAVKLANVLYQAAVEVGATVDLLGKSHPAVIECSVRVNSLENEADRLSRDAISLLFEKETDPITVIKWKEIYENFEAGTDRCEDVANILERIALKHT from the coding sequence ATGTTCGGTCTCATTCCCCGCGAAGAAGCCTTTTTCGACCTGTTCAAGAATGCGGCGCACAACATGATCGAAGGCAGTCGCCTCCTCAAGGATATGACGGAGGACTTCCGGAATCCGGTCGAGAAGGCGAAACGCATCAAGGAGGTCGAACATATCGGGGACGGCATTACCCACGAGATTGCGCGGAAACTGAATCAGACCTTCATTACGCCGATCGATCGGGAGGACATCCACGACCTGGCGAGCGCGCTCGACGACATTTTGGACGTGGTCGAGGCGATCGCCGATCGTTTCGTCCTCTACAAGGTGACGGCCCCCACGGAATCTGCGGTCAAGCTGGCGAATGTGCTCTATCAAGCGGCGGTGGAAGTGGGCGCCACGGTCGATTTGCTCGGTAAGTCGCATCCGGCCGTCATTGAGTGCAGCGTGCGGGTCAATAGTTTGGAAAATGAAGCCGACCGCCTCTCCCGCGATGCTATCTCGCTGCTGTTCGAGAAGGAAACCGATCCGATCACCGTCATCAAATGGAAAGAGATCTACGAGAATTTCGAAGCGGGAACCGATCGTTGCGAGGATGTCGCCAATATCCTTGAACGCATCGCGCTGAAGCACACGTGA
- a CDS encoding putative lipoprotein translates to MRMHSRGLCICLSALVSLLWLAGGCSSKPKSTAQGKPISGTDEQIFLGDTIEKNYDPNVIMKRGEAFFDKEEFAEAIVEYQHFLELHRSHQLAVYAQFRLAESHLRMAKSIDRDPEPIQKAIAAFEKLRKEFPGSKYEAQALQRLEDCHDWLAQTHLFVGQFYYRRSSYLAAAHRFDRIMKEYPDKKVAPEALYYLALTYQELGADDWATEKLRLLAEKYPNSDVASSGRRLLAKLEKKPSSAPPATVAKAEEPAPQTPPPADLLAAVAPPAGFKAASPSNIPSLQSSTGLSLRQPFVSCRLGAWC, encoded by the coding sequence ATGCGGATGCATTCCAGGGGTTTGTGTATCTGTCTCAGTGCACTGGTGAGCTTGCTTTGGCTTGCGGGCGGCTGCTCGAGCAAACCGAAATCCACCGCTCAAGGCAAACCCATCAGCGGCACCGACGAGCAGATCTTCCTCGGCGACACCATCGAAAAGAACTACGACCCCAATGTGATCATGAAGCGCGGCGAAGCGTTCTTCGACAAGGAAGAATTTGCGGAGGCCATCGTCGAGTACCAGCACTTCCTTGAACTGCATCGATCACATCAGCTCGCGGTCTATGCACAGTTTCGACTGGCGGAGAGCCACCTGCGGATGGCCAAGTCCATCGATCGGGACCCGGAGCCGATCCAAAAGGCCATCGCGGCCTTTGAAAAATTGCGGAAAGAATTCCCCGGCAGCAAGTACGAAGCCCAGGCCCTCCAGCGATTGGAGGATTGCCACGATTGGCTGGCACAGACCCATCTGTTCGTCGGACAGTTTTACTACCGGCGCTCGTCGTATCTTGCGGCGGCCCATCGATTCGATCGCATCATGAAAGAGTATCCGGATAAGAAGGTGGCGCCGGAGGCCCTGTATTACCTGGCCTTGACCTACCAGGAACTCGGCGCCGACGATTGGGCGACGGAAAAACTGAGACTCCTGGCGGAGAAATATCCGAACAGCGATGTCGCGAGCAGTGGCCGTCGCTTGCTGGCCAAGCTGGAAAAGAAACCATCTTCGGCTCCTCCAGCGACAGTGGCCAAAGCGGAAGAGCCGGCGCCCCAGACTCCACCACCCGCCGACCTACTGGCCGCCGTCGCGCCGCCGGCCGGTTTCAAGGCAGCCTCCCCATCAAACATCCCGAGCCTACAGAGTTCGACAGGCCTGTCCCTTCGCCAACCGTTCGTCTCCTGCCGGCTCGGCGCCTGGTGCTGA
- a CDS encoding Phosphate regulon sensor protein PhoR (SphS), with the protein MNLGIRWKVTLGTIAAVLVGLAVAGWLVIRSVEQTELHRIADTLEARGSLAAMSLRPLFDQPSRTPSSSVLHSTVSELSRHARVRITVIRQDGVVLADSAVPTEGLAGIDNHLSRPEVAQALASGRGMDIRASHTTGERTYYVALLLSDQTALHPGIPVIRLGMPLTAIDERVRHIQQDLAAAFGLAFLIAMVLSLWVSRNLTKPLSEMAAAARRLAGGTPGIRLVVSSTDEVGLLAQTLNQMTDQLEMKIKEVSDDRAQLLAMLIAMVEGVMVLDYRGTVVQVNPALERMFALGLTESRGRHYADLIRHEGLNQIVSSVLETRSGQGGEITLSPSGRCLRVEASIAGGSREQEACAVFVFHDMTELRRLEKIRKDFVANVSHELRTPLTSIKGYVEALLDGGKDEPETAAAFLEIIMRQSNRLNLILDDLLQLSQIESGQVLFRHEPVELRALLERTVAVIKPLADKKRHTLDLALPDEFVVIEGDEERLVQVFINLLENAVKYTPDDGRITVGIRSVTQSRGTAERAMVEIVVADSGIGIPDADRPRVFERFYRVDKARSRELGGTGLGLAIVKHIVEAHGGQVWVEGNVPRGSRFVVHLPTAQESPTSVSTGTGSK; encoded by the coding sequence CCGTCGCCGGTTGGCTGGTCATCCGCTCGGTCGAACAAACGGAACTCCACCGCATCGCCGACACGCTGGAAGCTCGCGGCAGTTTGGCCGCCATGTCGCTCAGACCGCTGTTCGATCAGCCGAGCAGGACCCCGTCCTCCTCCGTCCTTCACTCGACCGTCAGTGAACTGAGCCGGCATGCCCGCGTCCGCATCACCGTCATCCGGCAGGACGGCGTCGTCTTGGCCGACAGCGCCGTCCCGACAGAGGGATTGGCCGGCATCGACAACCATCTCTCCCGCCCCGAGGTGGCGCAGGCGCTGGCGTCCGGACGCGGCATGGACATCAGGGCCAGTCACACCACCGGAGAACGCACCTATTACGTCGCGCTCCTCCTGTCGGACCAGACCGCCTTGCATCCTGGGATCCCGGTCATCAGACTCGGGATGCCGCTGACGGCCATCGACGAACGCGTGCGGCACATCCAACAGGATTTGGCCGCCGCCTTCGGCCTCGCCTTCCTCATCGCCATGGTCCTCAGCCTGTGGGTCTCGCGCAATCTGACGAAGCCGCTGTCGGAAATGGCCGCCGCCGCCCGCCGCCTCGCCGGCGGCACTCCCGGAATCCGCCTGGTCGTCTCCTCGACGGACGAAGTCGGGCTGCTCGCGCAGACGCTCAACCAGATGACCGACCAGTTGGAGATGAAAATCAAGGAAGTCTCCGACGACCGCGCACAACTCCTGGCCATGTTGATCGCGATGGTCGAGGGCGTCATGGTGCTGGACTATCGCGGCACCGTGGTCCAGGTGAATCCGGCGCTGGAGCGGATGTTCGCCTTGGGGCTGACCGAATCGCGGGGACGCCACTATGCCGACCTCATCCGGCACGAGGGGCTCAACCAGATCGTGTCCTCGGTGCTGGAAACCCGTTCTGGTCAGGGCGGCGAAATTACCCTGTCGCCGAGCGGGCGATGCCTGCGGGTCGAAGCCTCCATCGCCGGGGGCAGCCGCGAACAGGAGGCCTGCGCGGTGTTCGTGTTTCACGACATGACGGAACTGCGCCGTCTGGAGAAGATCCGCAAAGACTTCGTCGCCAACGTCTCGCATGAATTGCGCACTCCCCTTACCTCCATCAAGGGCTACGTGGAAGCGCTGCTGGACGGAGGCAAGGATGAACCGGAGACGGCGGCGGCGTTCCTGGAAATCATCATGCGGCAGAGCAACCGCCTCAATCTGATTCTGGACGACCTGCTGCAGCTGTCACAGATCGAATCGGGGCAAGTCCTGTTCCGGCACGAGCCGGTGGAGTTGCGCGCGCTGCTGGAACGAACCGTCGCCGTGATCAAGCCATTGGCGGACAAGAAGCGTCACACACTCGACCTGGCCCTGCCGGACGAGTTCGTGGTGATCGAGGGCGACGAAGAACGTCTGGTGCAGGTCTTCATCAATCTGCTGGAAAACGCGGTGAAATACACACCGGACGACGGCCGGATCACCGTCGGCATCCGTTCCGTCACGCAGAGCCGGGGGACCGCGGAACGCGCCATGGTTGAGATCGTGGTGGCGGATTCGGGGATCGGCATTCCGGACGCGGACCGGCCGCGCGTCTTCGAACGGTTCTACCGTGTGGACAAGGCCCGTTCGCGCGAACTCGGCGGAACCGGGCTCGGCCTTGCCATCGTGAAACATATCGTCGAGGCCCACGGCGGGCAGGTGTGGGTGGAGGGCAATGTGCCCAGGGGCAGCCGGTTCGTGGTCCATCTGCCGACCGCGCAGGAATCGCCTACGTCAGTTTCGACAGGAACAGGTAGCAAATAG
- a CDS encoding putative low-affinity inorganic phosphate transporter, with amino-acid sequence MAELSGLLLIVVILALLFDFSNGWHDSANAIATVVSTRVVSPSTAVLVAGALNVAGAFMSTAVAKMVGTGIVDPQSVTQTVVASALAGAIVWNLFTLLLGLPTSSSHALIGGLVGAALTHGGTAAVKFSGLRAVLEAMVLSPFFGFAIGLLLMIVLSWMFFRVPRALALRLFSRLQLVSASFMAFSHGANDAQKAMGIITLALVSAGVLPTAEVPTWVIGSCAVAMGLGTAVGGWRIVRTLGMRIVKLEPVHGFAAETGAAMVLLATAHIGLPVSTTHTITSTVMGVGAVKRLSAVRWGVTRRILSAWLFTLPGAALLATICYLFLSKLT; translated from the coding sequence ATGGCTGAACTGAGCGGACTGTTGTTGATCGTCGTCATCCTGGCGCTGCTCTTCGATTTTTCCAACGGCTGGCATGACAGCGCCAATGCCATCGCGACGGTGGTCTCGACCCGTGTGGTGAGTCCCTCCACGGCGGTGCTGGTGGCCGGCGCGCTCAACGTGGCGGGCGCCTTCATGTCCACGGCGGTCGCCAAGATGGTCGGGACTGGCATCGTCGATCCCCAGTCGGTCACGCAGACGGTGGTGGCGTCGGCACTGGCCGGCGCGATCGTGTGGAATCTTTTTACCCTGTTGCTGGGGCTTCCGACCAGTTCGTCCCACGCACTCATCGGAGGGTTGGTCGGCGCCGCCCTCACGCACGGAGGGACGGCGGCAGTCAAATTTTCCGGACTGCGGGCAGTGTTGGAGGCCATGGTCTTGTCTCCGTTTTTTGGGTTCGCGATCGGCCTGCTGTTGATGATCGTGCTGAGCTGGATGTTTTTCCGGGTGCCTCGCGCGCTCGCGCTCCGCCTGTTTTCGCGTCTGCAGCTGGTCTCCGCCAGCTTCATGGCATTCAGCCATGGGGCGAACGATGCCCAGAAGGCCATGGGAATCATCACCTTGGCACTCGTCTCGGCAGGGGTGCTGCCGACGGCCGAGGTGCCGACGTGGGTGATCGGTTCCTGCGCCGTCGCCATGGGGCTCGGCACGGCGGTGGGCGGGTGGCGGATCGTGCGGACCTTGGGCATGCGGATCGTCAAGCTCGAACCGGTCCATGGATTTGCCGCGGAAACCGGGGCCGCGATGGTGTTGTTGGCGACGGCCCATATCGGGCTGCCGGTCAGCACGACCCACACGATCACCTCCACCGTGATGGGCGTGGGAGCGGTGAAACGGCTGTCGGCGGTCCGGTGGGGCGTGACGAGGCGGATTCTGTCGGCCTGGCTTTTCACCCTGCCGGGGGCTGCGCTGCTCGCGACTATTTGCTACCTGTTCCTGTCGAAACTGACGTAG